The DNA sequence TGTTAATCCATCCGTGATTACAAAACGTCCGAATTGGACTGAATTAGAGGCTGTCAAAAACGACCAAATCCACATCCTTGAAGAACCTTTATTTTGTAGACCGTCTCCACGATTACTAGTCGGCTTGCAAAAGTTAGCTTCTCTCATGCATCCGAACGATTATCCACCTTTTGATGAAAAAAATGACAAAGTCGGCTTTCAATAGAATAAAGGGTGGGACTAAAGGTAAAAAACCTTTTGTCTCACCCTCTTTTCATTAAAACGACATATTCTCTCTAAACACTTGAACAGCTTCGTTTTCATTAAGTTGACGGAGGTCACTCTCAGATAATCTACCGTTTCCTTTTTTCACTAAATAGACTTCCACTTCTTGTTTACCCCAATTATCAAAAACATCTGCTACCGTTTCATAATACAAATCAATCTTATTCCCTTTAATAGCAGAACCTGTGTCTGCAACAACGCCATACCCGTACCCTGGAATATATAAAATCGAACCAATTGGGTATGTATTTGGGTCTGCTGCAATGGTTGAGTATAAATCTCTTGTGACACGAACCCCTGAGAATGTAATTCCATACGCAGGATGGTCTGGTGTTTTCCCAGTTGATTCGACTCCTGCTGTATAGCCGGTAGCAACAACCTTATGGGCTGGGTAACGACTCCAATCTACTGCGTCATCTAATGAAATAGGTTCTGATTCAACAATGTC is a window from the Bacillus alkalicellulosilyticus genome containing:
- a CDS encoding 3D domain-containing protein, producing the protein MVIAKKIFRRVTMTLLFCAALLTTFQSLSGVSAAGISNWFSERETLLERIETPSVQHNGLKESGIVQKGLSFFESEEKEISHDIVESEPISLDDAVDWSRYPAHKVVATGYTAGVESTGKTPDHPAYGITFSGVRVTRDLYSTIAADPNTYPIGSILYIPGYGYGVVADTGSAIKGNKIDLYYETVADVFDNWGKQEVEVYLVKKGNGRLSESDLRQLNENEAVQVFRENMSF